tttatattcaatattcaaatagatgattgatattttttaatatcaaaatattatgtaatattttattcgttttaaatgtatttgacaatgaatatatatatctatgtattttaaatatttatttttattatatcacataaatatttatgtttatcttAAGATTTAGTtgaatgataaagaaattctTGTGAACGTACCCTAGTTTCTACGGCACTGGCGCACGTGTTTCTTGCATACGATGTTGGCGACGCATGTGCAAGAAATCCTTTTCAAGGGACAAATTCCTGAGTCTGGCAAGAGTGGTCGATACTCGATATTACGGTACCACATGGTAACGGAGGTAAAATGGCGTTAAATGTTCCTTGTGTCGCTGGTAAGAATTTTCGTGttgtgtttattaataatcttcttatcttaaaatcaaatttttactgacatttttttataaatattatcagcaAATGTAGAACGTATATCTATCTATGATATACTTTACATGTTTCATATTACACCACGACTGATTGCACAAAAATGCGTCATGTGGCATTGTATTACTGGAAcacatttatgattaaaaaatgcgTCATGTAGTATCTCATTATAAGAATGTATTTACTATTAGATGCATTTATgtgtaatatttgtttttgacagtttcattcaattttataaataattcatgaatatttaaatttatcttgaagatcaattataatacaagattattttataatatatatgatttttttattttatattttttttattaataaaattaattatataaatttataaatattatcaaatttaataatacaaaaatttaaaaattgcataattgattttctttagTAAGAGGTTCCATTGGAATCAGCTTAGGACAAGGCCCACCATCGTATGAACCAGTAAAATCATTTCCTAAAGATGACAGTAAAACATGTAAAGCAATGGCTTTTAGCCCAGAAGGACGTTATTTTGCATGGATCAATGGAATGACTGCCAAGATTTTACATTGTTCtacatggaaaattattacagaaaTCAAAAGGCCCAAAATTTCTGCAATTCAATTCTCCACTCGAAGCACATATTTTATGACATGGGAACCATTCAttggtattatattaattttagttacttttgtttcttcttaaatttaatttttaaaatgttcaatttgataataaaaatatattttttttattttcctttttttatgtaaattgaataaatatttaaaaattgatatttatttgtaatttattaattgtaaaaaaaatatttatattatcaatttatatattatagcaaCAACGTCAAATCCTCAAGGAATAGCAAATCTTCATATATGGAAATCAGAGACTGGAGAACTGGTGAAGAGTTTTATACAGAAAAAACAATCAGATTGGTAATGTATTGCACAAttgttttgttaaattaattattttaattattaattaaagtttatattaaatttattaattattaaaaattatttttaataaatttttatttgttttttcttttaatgttttataattgatatcaaaaaaatatataatttttataaatacattataataaatataaaattatattctatacaaataatttttatgaatatcgtATTTTAAAGACATTTTAGAGTTCAAAATTTcacatagaataattaaaaaaattctgaatatagAAAAACTGTTTACTTCTTTTGTGAAGTGAAaacttatttatcttatatcttatagctacatttataaaatatctatctaGGGAACCTCAGTGGACAAGTGATGAAAAAGTCTGTGGGATGTTAGTTGGTGCAGATGTCATTCTATATGAAGatgtgaattttaataagattatgtACAGAATAAATGTAGCCAAAGTTGCTAAATTTAGTATATCACCAAGTAATACTCCATACTATATTCTCTGTTATATGCcgggtaattaaattttgttgtatttatttaattttaaattaaacaagtgcatgtattatatatatcaaggtACTTATATGTGGAGAGTATATCATTTTCTtcgttgttatttattaagataattatgaTGAACATTGGtgcttcataaaaattaagagaagttacaaaaattttaagataataaacattatgatttaaaaatgataattagtaATTCTTTGATTGatcaaagtatataaaatgtttattaataatatagttcAAGCATAAGTCATGTAAAAAATTggcatattttatgaaatacttttttatttcagtttcTCTCATTATGAAGCAAATATGTGTGGCAAGCATGTAATACACAAATGGAATGaagattataagataattatatctgtagaatactttaatattttaaagaagtacaacagaatattaataatggtattttgcaaaatatacaagtatgaatatttaatcagGATCAACAGTAATGGGAAATTTTCCTGATTATTGCATGctcatttttatatgtaagtacttttataaagttttagggaatcataaaatatatttaacaggtaattattttttgtttcaaatacttacaatttttagatatttctaaaaattcaaattcgaaattaaatttaatatcatatcttTGTAAGACAAATAAATACTCTCCACATTAAAtaccaaattaataaattatataattccgtATAAAATACtacattacaattataatttaaataccagatcaattaattattataaatagtattattatacgTTATAGGAAAATCGGATCAACCTTCATTTGGGAGACTATTTCAATATCCAAAGTTTGAGTCCACACAAGCTTTagcaaataaaagtttttttcaggtattatattattaaaaagtttatatatatatgttatatatatataatatatatatatatatatatatatatatattatatatatataatccttTCTGAAACTGTTTTTAGGCGGAcagagtaaatatttattggaataaCAATGGAACAAATGTCTTATTAATGACAAGTACAGAAGTTGATAAAACAGGTGCTTCATATTATGGAAAACAGACTTTACACTATCTTAGTACAAAAGGAGAAACTGCTTTGGTTATGCTTAGTaagttgttttattaattattattaatatttatgaaatattttttttatctttaaaatataaattcctttttttttttaattaggtaATAAAGGCCCCATACATGCTGTTCAGTGGTCtcctaaaaataatgaattctgTGTTGTATATGATTTTATGCCAGCTAAAGCcacattatttaatcttaaatgtGAACCAATATTTGAGTTTGGTTCTCTGCATCGAAAtagcatttattataatcctcAGGGGAATAATATcctttaattactttaaaatatcaatacattatgcattaaaattatttaatttttttatttaattgaaatgatctttatttattagtagttatattttcttaaccaCTTTGTACTTCTAATTTTGACTGGATTTGGCAACCTCCGTGGTGGTATCGAATTATGGGATGTTGGTAacagaaaattaattgcaaaaactGAAGCTCCTGATACAACGCTTCTTCAATGGTCGCCAGATGGAGAACATTTTATGACTGCAACTACTGCACCTAGACTTCGAATGGGCAATgggtaaataaattacaatttaatacattatactgataattgaatattaattcatatataatattcaatgaatatttgttatatagttttaaaatttggcATTATACTGGGACTTTATTATACGAGCGACCATGGAATGAACAAGAAGAACTTTGGGAAGTTTTATGGCAAACTTTTTCACCAGGAACATTTCCAGAGAAACCAATTAGTTATAAAGCTGTTGAAGGAATTGCTCCTAGTCAACCACAAGGTGaaagttcatatatatatatcttgaaataataaaataattgtataaattgatattgtttataattttttttttatttatagcatcAAAACAAGTATATCGACCACCTTCTGCAAGAGGGGaaactatttcttttaaattgcgCGATGATGAAAtgttcaaagataaaaaaaaaactccaaaatgtaagataaatttaaaagtgtaatcttatagatataatatggatattttatttaatatttattgtagcTACAAcaaaagcaaagaaaaagacaaagaaaacTACAAAGGAATCAGAAGCACTTGCATCTTCTCAATCAAATAATCCAAGTACAAATGGACAAGTTACTACAAGTACTGAAACTCAGAATTTAACTACAAATGTTCCTGAATGTGATAATTTGGAAAGgagtaagaaaattaaaaaaattaaaagcgtaagaatctttataaatttttcaattaggaaataaaattcagaaaaattatagcatttctcattttttacagaaattagagcagatttcaaaattaaaggaaCTGTTAGTAGCTGGAAAGCAATTAGAAATCAATCAATTAGATAAGATCAAGAAAGAAGCTGATTTAATGAAAGAACTCGAAGAGCTTGCTTTATGATGAACATTTCAAATTACGGATATGTatggtttttaaaaaaaatctaaatatttcttttaaaaatggaaaatgatcTCGGTCTCTCACATACGATATTACATACGTACAGAAGTTACGTTTGGctgtacataaaattttcattatctgaAGAGGAGATAGTgggaacaaattaaattttgaaagtgCATTGAATAGGTTTCCACGtcattaaagttattaaaatttaaaatataaattctttttttaagcgatgataatgaaattaaaatggtCCATCGCTATATCTTTTTTGATagttagaaatgaaaatattttttttctttcttcattctaatatttctaaatagcACTGAAGAATGTTATAACAGTCCAATAACGACCAAGCTTCCTTATCGTATAGTCCTGTATAAGAATGTTGCATTATAAAAAACTTACCCTTTCTGGTATtacatttgataaataaaagttatactGGATAGATCGCGTTatcttgaaattcaattttttgaaaaaattgatttttaatagattatgcGATTTACTCCGTATGAAGAGCATAATGTgatggaaataatataattataaaatcgaatGCACATAAAATTTGTTCCTGGAAACAGGTGCTgtcattgcaatttttatgtttataaattattgcatacttattctatttttgttttatcaattttttcatgaaaatttagcGAGGGTTAAAAATAGACATATCATTTTGtgatttcataattatcaaagtcatttcatgaatattttctgaacttttcgttcttatatatatttttgttttgtgcCTTGCATTATGTTTAAGattcagattttatatttttcttgctgTCAAGGATTATAAGACTGGTCAGATTAAAGTACTATTACGTGGCAcagtgtaataaataaataaaaaaaaactgccAAAAAATTACCAACTATATTCCACGACTAGAGGAacatttttaagtaataaagaaaatttagctTTTTcaattagttaattttttaaagtactgTTCTTCAATAATGTTCAAAGTTACCCTTGCTTATTTTACAGATTGTCGTATAAACTTTAACAACAATCTGTGTTTTGTAACAAGGATAGTTGttgtattgttttaatttaatatttactgaTATTGAGATTTTTAGGTTTATTTGAGcaaataaatttgtacaatataaattgtacaaattaagaggaaaataaattttttacttcatttctattttgacattaataattaaaaaaacttaaatgcAATTGGAAAAATCTAGTAGAAGATATGActaaaattcatgaaattataattgtgaaaattatgtattactTCTGACATATACATtctatcatatacatataaattatgaatgatgAGTGATGGGTTTACCATAAATTgaattacgtaaaaaaaaatcacaatggCCAATGTTGTGTATACTTacatgaaatttatgaaaataaattattaaaaacaaaaatgtcaacaatatgtaatatatttttataaaattgtatccttcctgtattacaatatatgtatgtaattttcgttaaaaattcttatttaaatttattatttcattcaaattacaatatgtttgtatattatttagattaatatttgaatttatgtattatattaaacaaatatttttaacattaaacaagttacatttttgaaatattaagataaattccTATACAAgggtaatatatataagacaaTAGgggttgaaaattttttgtacatatatacgttatattattagaattttataggtAATATGAATTAAGggaaataaactatttatagtaaagtttttgaaacagaatatttcaattaaaaagtgaataaataaaaagaattaaaagaagcgATGATCAAAATTAAAGGAAGTAATAAGAAGAGCAAGAAAATACACCAGAAACACCGTGAATGTGGTGTCAGTGGTCGTTTTGACTAGAGAACGACAGTAGCGCCGTAAGATAGTCGTGTTTACAGATTTACCAGTGAGTTCTACAACGTCACGTCAAAAAGTGCAACAAATTTCTACCACCATTTACTATGTAAAGGTGCGTTTCTCAATAGAAGTTTGATGCAATAATTGGTGATAATAACAAGTTTCTGTGTATCTTTACATGATTTTAACGAATCGgcattttcttaaaaagaaaatttgaaagattttctttaatacgGCAATGCTAATCGTTAGGATGGCCGCCATTTTGTCCGGAGGTGGCCCGGTTGAGTGAACGGGGCGAAAATAGTTGCTCCCTGGACACCGAGGATTGTTGAAATTGCATAGGTACCGGTTACGTGGGATCTTTTCACTTATCTCTaattatcgaaagaaatttgacATTCGTAGAAGAAGTGCGCGTTTATGAAAAATCGAGACTTCTTTTCGTCGCCGCTCGACGTTAGTCCTTTGTAAGCACGCTGTATACATATTTCGCGTAATTTCAAGCTAATTTAGCGACGATTGTTCGCGAAATTCTTCGGTCGATGATGCTTTTTCATCAACAGAAAGCAGACCGGATTGGTCGTTTCctgattctaatttttgaCGGTTGACAGTTCGGTACGTTTGACGATACACCCGAGAAATAAAGAGGTAGCAAGAGAGAGatcgaaagaagagagaaggagataGAGAAATAATTCGCGACATGACATCGTACCTTTCATGAATTGCGAAATTCTAAAGGAATATAGACCCTTGGACGTGATTATTAGTTTCGTTATTAGTTTCGTGCGATCAAGTGGCTATTAACGTTTATGAAAGAATCGTTCTCGTTGATCAAGacgaataattagaatttgttCGCTGAAACCTTAACAAGATCATGCTGTCATGCGATTTATAGAATGTACGAAACGTTCTTCGTTATCTACGTTTATTGCACAGTCTtccttaaattctttttctgttaatcgactataaaatattgacgGTACCGGTGTCCCTCGAGACAACTCCGAATTACATAGATTTTCTCTTACAGATTTTTCATccattctaatttttcaattaatttatttttcaaagattttaaatatttttttattttatattttttaatcattcttgtttttttatataaatattcacatattattattgtgttataaataatagtagatttcttaataaacataaaaatgataaagataataaaacaaagataataagggaatgaatatttaatgaatataaaactgttgtaaaaattaattagtaacataaataatttataagatttaaaaatatttattacctaTTGTTAtagtttctttaattattagattagtattatatgtatttaattgaaagattattttttgtaatatctaattttttatattttaatataagttgtacaaattatattaattttaatatagaatttttattgttttgttaCAGATAATGTAGGTATAGTTTATTCAAACAAGGCCTTTAgggtataattatatttaatgtcagTGAATGAGTTGGATGATTGTTATTGGTGGTGCGATTATTGGACCAAGAGGTATTGAGACAATTGGAATATAGCAAAGAGCACACAAAATGACGATTGCCACAAGAGGCCAAGGAGTAGGCATAGACCCTCCTGACAGCCAGCAAAGTACACAGGTATATTATGaccatatataaattatttttatataatatataataatcatttattcaattaaatatataaattataatgtaatatatttaagttatatttaaaataaattttttttataaaattcattgtaatattttatatgttgttataatttaaaatgtttattgatATGTTTATtgacatttatatttacttttatcattaaattgaattatattattgaaataatgttatataataatagatgcaTAGTCCACCGGGTCCGCAACAATTAGCTGATACAATGTCAGGACTTCAACTCACGGAAAATGTGGTACAAACAGAATGCACCAATGATACCTTAACTTCAATAGAGGATAGTAATCAACTTCATGGCGAACCCGATTTTCCTGTTGCAAAACTCAATATGcttcatgaaaaaatatctagTCCACGATGGGTTGTACCAGTTCTACCAGAACAAGAATTAGAGTGCCTGTTACAAGCCAGTATCGATCTTTGTAAAAAAGGTTATATATTATGAccatatatgttataaatattataaattgtttttaaattttattgaattaaatgctattaattttaaatataaaatatatatttactataataaatataaatttttatttaggaaTTGATGTACAAAGTGAAGCATGTCAGCGCTTTTTTCGAGAGGGACTCACTATTtcttttactaaaatattgaCTGATGATGCAGTAAGTAGttggaaaatgaatattcaaaattgtattaatgcaAACTGCGAACGGTTGGTGGATCTATGTATTCTGAAACTAGATGAGGATTGGTTTCCTCTTCTTGATTTGTTGGCAATGGTTTTTAATCCTAGTAATAAgtgagttatatttttttcctcttgtAAGTAGTAGATATATAGTATTTCTATCACTTATATTGGCTTCTCAAACTTTGTTTTAGATTTCATACATTTAATGCAGCAAGAGTTTCAGAAACTGTGCCACCGGGTAGTGATATCCCTGATGAACAGCTTTATGCCCGACCACCTCCTGATTCAAGAAGTCCTCGCGGATGGCTAGTAGATCTCATAAATAggttaataaatgatattaataatttttattttttatactttatgtacaatatatttaactttattttttttatagatttggCAGTCTTAatggatttgaaattttactcTCCAGATTTCAAAACGGCCGAAATTTAACAGTACCAGTTATTTATGCTTTAATCAGACCTTTTGGTTTATGTTATGAACTACTTACTGTTCACACAATAGTTAAATATCTTATGCCTATTgtggtaattattttatgaaaaaattttattaaaaaattatatttgaaattacgttttctatatatttttatatttataggaaaTGGTGCctgtaattttgaataatttaaccgatgaagaattgaaaaaagaagcaaaaaatgaatcaaaaaatgatGCAATATCAGCTATAATCAAAGCCGCCAAATGTTTAGTATCACGAGTA
This DNA window, taken from Apis cerana isolate GH-2021 linkage group LG5, AcerK_1.0, whole genome shotgun sequence, encodes the following:
- the LOC107997660 gene encoding eukaryotic translation initiation factor 2A, which translates into the protein MALNVPCVAVRGSIGISLGQGPPSYEPVKSFPKDDSKTCKAMAFSPEGRYFAWINGMTAKILHCSTWKIITEIKRPKISAIQFSTRSTYFMTWEPFIATTSNPQGIANLHIWKSETGELVKSFIQKKQSDWEPQWTSDEKVCGMLVGADVILYEDVNFNKIMYRINVAKVAKFSISPSNTPYYILCYMPGKSDQPSFGRLFQYPKFESTQALANKSFFQADRVNIYWNNNGTNVLLMTSTEVDKTGASYYGKQTLHYLSTKGETALVMLSNKGPIHAVQWSPKNNEFCVVYDFMPAKATLFNLKCEPIFEFGSLHRNSIYYNPQGNILILTGFGNLRGGIELWDVGNRKLIAKTEAPDTTLLQWSPDGEHFMTATTAPRLRMGNGFKIWHYTGTLLYERPWNEQEELWEVLWQTFSPGTFPEKPISYKAVEGIAPSQPQASKQVYRPPSARGETISFKLRDDEMFKDKKKTPKSTTKAKKKTKKTTKESEALASSQSNNPSTNGQVTTSTETQNLTTNVPECDNLERSKKIKKIKSKLEQISKLKELLVAGKQLEINQLDKIKKEADLMKELEELAL